One genomic segment of Salinigranum rubrum includes these proteins:
- a CDS encoding TrmB family transcriptional regulator, translating to MERDELTATLEEAGLSPYQAEAYVTLLSAGSVSAGDLAEMSGVPRPRIYDVLRDLESAGYVTTYEQDRLYAQAVAPEELRPLRERLARLESALDEIEDRYRTPATREGSVTLVTQFDTVFGQATRDIGVAERHVQAVLSLDQYERLAEVLADAYDRGVYVQVSLYAADDEPLPGPGEFAGVCTEVRRLGFPKPFLVLTDRQRVSFSPKGRSMDEYGVLVDDRATAFVFHWFFLTSCWEVYEPIHADVRDTPPFTFVEITDAVRYLEDLVHDGATVHVRVEGYSVRTGRHRRVSGTVVDVDYVGHEGDGVEAPSLVQLAAQATLIVETDDGTLTVGGEGALAEDVSADRIVVERIDHA from the coding sequence ATGGAGCGCGACGAACTCACCGCGACGCTCGAAGAGGCGGGGCTCTCGCCGTATCAGGCCGAGGCGTACGTCACGCTGCTCTCGGCCGGGTCGGTGTCGGCGGGCGACCTCGCCGAGATGAGCGGCGTCCCCCGTCCGCGCATCTACGACGTCCTGCGTGACCTCGAATCGGCGGGGTATGTCACGACGTACGAGCAGGACCGCCTCTACGCGCAGGCGGTCGCCCCAGAAGAACTCAGGCCGCTCCGTGAGCGACTCGCCCGACTGGAGTCGGCGCTCGACGAGATCGAAGACCGGTACCGGACGCCCGCGACCCGCGAGGGGAGCGTCACGCTCGTCACGCAGTTCGACACCGTCTTCGGGCAGGCGACGCGTGACATCGGGGTCGCCGAGCGACACGTCCAGGCCGTGCTGTCGCTCGACCAGTACGAGCGCTTAGCGGAAGTGCTCGCGGACGCGTACGACCGCGGCGTGTACGTCCAGGTGTCGCTGTACGCGGCCGACGACGAACCCCTGCCCGGCCCCGGTGAGTTCGCGGGCGTCTGCACCGAGGTTCGGCGACTCGGCTTTCCCAAGCCGTTTCTCGTGCTGACCGACCGCCAGCGCGTGAGTTTCTCGCCGAAGGGGCGCTCGATGGACGAGTACGGCGTCCTCGTCGACGACCGCGCGACGGCGTTCGTCTTCCACTGGTTCTTCCTCACCTCCTGCTGGGAGGTGTACGAACCGATCCACGCCGACGTGCGGGACACGCCGCCCTTCACGTTCGTGGAGATAACCGACGCGGTCCGCTATCTCGAAGACCTCGTCCACGACGGGGCCACCGTTCACGTCCGGGTCGAGGGCTACAGCGTCAGAACCGGCCGCCATCGGCGCGTTTCCGGCACCGTCGTCGACGTCGACTACGTCGGCCACGAGGGCGACGGCGTCGAGGCGCCCTCGCTCGTCCAACTCGCCGCGCAGGCGACGCTCATCGTCGAGACGGACGACGGAACGCTCACGGTCGGCGGGGAAGGGGCGCTCGCCGAGGACGTCAGCGCGGACAGAATCGTCGTCGAACGTATCGACCACGCGTGA
- a CDS encoding COX15/CtaA family protein: protein MSQYRPSWLSFRRFAAFTTGLVLTLMMLGVYTAATGSGLACSAQWPLCDNGLLPQTIPSFIEWFHRLVAMVAGFFILGTALWAFAGDDRRTKTAAAIAVVLLPLQVSIGAVTVTLNGLLPGGYAPSTQGAHLVVALTIFTALVVTTLRTYSDVWTRPALDRARLACLVALGLVPVSVALSRVFTLVPYSPAAQAAFYGVSLALFAALVAAAAWVGPTPASRLRLPLGAALAATFGVLLLGRDLVFYTVTWRATNTALFVLVSLLVGVVVWALRRQDAPVRRESRGVSGD from the coding sequence ATGAGCCAGTATCGCCCCTCGTGGCTGTCGTTCCGGCGGTTCGCGGCGTTCACCACGGGCCTCGTGTTGACGCTCATGATGCTCGGCGTCTACACCGCCGCGACCGGTTCGGGACTGGCCTGCTCGGCGCAGTGGCCGCTGTGTGACAACGGCCTCCTCCCCCAGACCATCCCCTCGTTCATCGAGTGGTTCCACCGCCTCGTCGCGATGGTCGCGGGCTTTTTCATCCTCGGGACCGCCCTCTGGGCCTTCGCGGGCGACGACAGGCGGACGAAGACCGCGGCCGCTATCGCCGTCGTCCTCCTCCCGTTACAGGTGTCTATCGGCGCCGTCACCGTGACGCTGAACGGCCTCCTCCCGGGGGGGTACGCCCCCTCGACGCAGGGTGCGCATCTCGTCGTCGCGCTCACTATCTTCACCGCGCTCGTGGTGACGACGCTCCGGACCTACTCGGACGTGTGGACGCGGCCGGCGCTCGACCGGGCCCGCCTCGCGTGTCTCGTCGCCCTCGGCCTCGTCCCGGTTTCGGTCGCGCTCTCCCGGGTGTTCACGCTCGTCCCGTACTCGCCGGCCGCCCAGGCCGCCTTCTACGGCGTGTCGCTCGCGCTGTTCGCGGCGCTCGTCGCGGCGGCAGCCTGGGTCGGACCCACGCCCGCGTCCCGGCTTCGACTCCCGCTCGGCGCCGCGCTCGCGGCGACGTTCGGCGTGTTGCTCCTCGGGCGTGACCTCGTCTTCTACACGGTCACCTGGCGGGCGACAAACACCGCGCTGTTCGTTCTCGTCAGCCTCCTCGTCGGCGTCGTCGTCTGGGCACTGCGTCGTCAGGACGCCCCCGTCCGACGCGAGTCCCGGGGCGTCTCCGGCGACTGA